Proteins found in one Rhinolophus ferrumequinum isolate MPI-CBG mRhiFer1 chromosome 9, mRhiFer1_v1.p, whole genome shotgun sequence genomic segment:
- the RNF182 gene encoding E3 ubiquitin-protein ligase RNF182 — MASQPPEDTAESQVSDELECKICYNRYNLKQRKPKVLECCHRVCAKCLYKIIDFGESTQGVIVCPFCRFETCLPDDEVSSLPDDNNILVNLTCGGKGKKCLPENPTELLLTPKRLASLVSPSHTSSNCLVITIMEVQRESSPSLSSTPVVEFYRPASFDSVTTVSHNWTVWNCTSLLFQTSIRVLVWLLGLLYFSSLPLGIYLLVSKKVTLGVIFVSLVPSSLVILMVYGFCQCVCHEFLDCMAPS, encoded by the coding sequence ATGGCTAGTCAACCGCCAGAAGACACTGCCGAGTCTCAGGTCTCTGACGAGCTGGAGTGTAAGATCTGTTATAATCGGTACAATCTGAAACAGAGGAAACCCAAAGTGCTGGAGTGTTGTCACAGGGTTTGTGCCAAATGCCTCTACAAGATCATAGACTTTGGTGAATCCACCCAAGGTGTCATCGTCTGTCCTTTCTGCAGATTTGAGACGTGCCTGCCAGATGACGAAGTCAGCAGCCTGCCCGATGACAACAACATCCTCGTGAACTTGACTTGTGGAGGCAAAGGCAAAAAGTGCCTGCCCGAGAACCCCACCGAGCTGCTGCTGACCCCCAAGAGGTTGGCCTCTCTCGTCAGTCCTTCTCACACTTCCTCCAACTGTCTGGTTATAACCATCATGGAGGTGCAGAGAGAGAGCTCCCCATCTCTGAGCTCTACTCCTGTGGTAGAATTTTATAGGCCTGCAAGTTTTGACTCTGTCACCACTGTGTCACACAACTGGACTGTGTGGAACTGTACCTCTCTGCTGTTTCAGACCTCCATCCGGGTGTTGGTTTGGTTGCTGGGTTTGCTGTACTTCAGCTCTCTACCCTTAGGGATCTACTTGCTGGTCTCAAAGAAGGTCACCCTGGGGGTTATCTTCGTCAGCCTCGTCCCTTCGAGCCTTGTTATTCTGATGGTGTACGGTTTTTGCCAGTGCGTGTGTCATGAATTTCTAGACTGTATGGCACCTTCTTAA